A region from the Salidesulfovibrio onnuriiensis genome encodes:
- a CDS encoding phosphate ABC transporter substrate-binding protein: MKKSLIALVAVMIMSIAATAFAGDIRVKGSTTVDPAMKKLVAAYKKINPGVNFSISATGSGDGAKAIINGTADIGMMSRDMKPAETEKAKANGVNPVQYVIALDCLVPIVHPSNKVSALTTDQLKAMYQDKIRNWKEVGGADGMIALFSRETNSGTYEVWHKKVMNKEDEFDMVSRMPSNAAMAAKIAGNKKGVGYVGLGFLNDKIKGVKVNGVMASVATALDKSYPLSRGLNLYTADSVGGEVKDFITFVMSPAGQKIIEEVGFVPMTR; this comes from the coding sequence ATGAAAAAGTCTTTGATCGCCCTCGTCGCCGTCATGATCATGAGCATCGCGGCCACCGCATTCGCCGGTGACATCCGTGTGAAGGGCTCCACCACCGTGGACCCGGCCATGAAGAAACTCGTTGCCGCCTACAAGAAAATCAATCCGGGCGTGAACTTCTCCATTTCCGCCACCGGTTCCGGCGACGGCGCCAAGGCCATCATCAACGGCACCGCCGATATCGGCATGATGTCCCGCGACATGAAACCGGCTGAAACCGAAAAGGCCAAGGCCAACGGCGTCAACCCGGTTCAGTACGTCATCGCCCTGGACTGCCTGGTTCCCATCGTCCACCCGTCCAACAAGGTTTCCGCCCTGACCACCGATCAGCTCAAGGCCATGTATCAGGACAAGATCCGCAACTGGAAGGAAGTGGGCGGCGCCGATGGCATGATCGCCCTGTTCTCCCGCGAAACCAACTCCGGTACCTACGAAGTGTGGCACAAGAAGGTCATGAACAAGGAAGACGAATTCGACATGGTCTCCCGCATGCCTTCCAACGCCGCCATGGCCGCCAAGATCGCCGGCAACAAGAAGGGTGTCGGCTATGTAGGCCTGGGCTTCCTGAACGACAAGATCAAGGGCGTCAAGGTCAACGGTGTCATGGCTTCCGTGGCCACCGCCCTGGACAAGTCCTATCCGCTCTCCCGTGGCCTGAACCTGTACACCGCCGACAGCGTAGGCGGCGAAGTGAAGGACTTCATCACCTTTGTCATGAGCCCGGCCGGACAGAAGATCATCGAGGAAGTCGGCTTCGTGCCCATGACCAGGTAA
- the pstC gene encoding phosphate ABC transporter permease subunit PstC — protein MIDRKRKETLIKGMFFGAASISIIALGLIMYFLVSEALPTFFGFDAMGEAHQGVSFFDFIFGSQWKPVSEHPQWGILPLIMGSVWVTLLSSVIAIPLGVMTAIYLAEIAPNRVREIVKPMVELLASLPSVVIGFFGLAVVAPIMLELFDIRFGVNMLNASIMLAFMAVPTITSIAEDAIHSVPDELKEGSLALGATRFETLRKVILPASLSGLSTAVILGMSRSIGETMVVLMVAGGAARIPTSIFDPVRPMPASIAAEMGETSFGLEMHYFSLFAIAMVLFIITFLFNLLADHIAHKYKQVGAATL, from the coding sequence ATGATTGATCGCAAGAGAAAGGAAACGCTCATCAAGGGAATGTTTTTTGGTGCGGCTTCCATTTCCATCATCGCCCTCGGGCTGATCATGTACTTTCTGGTGAGCGAGGCCCTGCCCACCTTTTTCGGTTTCGACGCCATGGGCGAGGCGCACCAGGGCGTGTCCTTTTTTGATTTCATATTCGGCAGCCAGTGGAAGCCCGTGTCCGAACATCCGCAGTGGGGCATCCTCCCGCTGATCATGGGCTCGGTCTGGGTGACGCTGCTGTCTTCCGTCATCGCCATACCGCTGGGGGTCATGACCGCCATCTACCTGGCCGAGATCGCTCCCAACAGGGTGCGCGAGATCGTCAAGCCCATGGTGGAACTGCTGGCGTCGCTGCCTTCGGTGGTCATCGGATTTTTCGGCCTGGCCGTGGTTGCCCCCATCATGCTGGAGCTGTTCGACATCCGCTTCGGCGTCAACATGCTCAACGCCTCCATCATGCTGGCCTTCATGGCCGTGCCCACCATCACCTCCATTGCCGAGGACGCCATCCATTCCGTGCCGGACGAGCTCAAGGAGGGGTCCCTTGCCCTGGGGGCCACCCGGTTCGAGACCCTCAGGAAGGTCATTCTTCCCGCGTCCCTGTCCGGTCTGTCCACGGCGGTCATCCTGGGCATGTCCCGCTCCATCGGCGAAACCATGGTCGTGCTCATGGTGGCCGGCGGCGCGGCCCGGATACCCACGTCCATTTTCGATCCGGTGCGCCCCATGCCCGCCAGCATCGCCGCGGAAATGGGCGAAACCAGTTTCGGCCTTGAAATGCACTATTTTTCGCTTTTCGCCATTGCCATGGTGCTTTTCATAATCACGTTCCTGTTCAACCTGCTGGCCGACCACATCGCCCACAAGTACAAGCAGGTCGGCGCGGCAACCCTGTAA
- the pstA gene encoding phosphate ABC transporter permease PstA — MSEMVRESIMEQLPDETGLLARRRFVEGFWFALFRAAVVINGAALVIIVGYMVYYGFPAISWDFLTGMPTEGGLAGGILPCIAGTFYLSMGSMLLALPLGVASAIYLHEYARPGPLMRVIRLSINNLAGVPSVVFGLFGMAFFVASRDLGGLGMGVSIASGSLTLAVLILPVIIGTSEEALRSVPDTYREASLGLGATKWQTVFKVVLPAALPGVLTGSILAISRAAGETAAIMFTAAASYNPQLAGSIFDEVMALPYQIYSLSVSSTDPEATLPLQYGTSLVLVSLVLGMNLIAIVLRSKLRRKLTK; from the coding sequence ATGAGCGAAATGGTACGCGAATCCATCATGGAACAACTGCCGGACGAAACGGGACTTCTGGCCCGCCGCAGGTTTGTCGAAGGATTCTGGTTCGCCCTGTTCCGGGCCGCCGTGGTTATCAACGGCGCGGCCCTGGTGATCATCGTGGGCTACATGGTGTATTACGGCTTCCCGGCCATCTCATGGGACTTCCTGACCGGCATGCCCACGGAGGGCGGTCTGGCGGGCGGTATCCTGCCCTGCATCGCGGGGACGTTCTATCTGAGCATGGGCTCCATGCTGCTGGCCCTACCCCTGGGCGTGGCCTCGGCCATCTATCTGCACGAATATGCCCGGCCCGGCCCGCTCATGCGCGTGATCCGGCTGTCCATCAACAACCTGGCGGGCGTGCCCTCGGTGGTTTTCGGTTTGTTCGGTATGGCCTTTTTCGTGGCCAGCCGGGATCTCGGCGGCCTGGGCATGGGCGTTTCCATCGCGTCCGGCTCCCTGACCCTGGCCGTGCTCATCCTGCCGGTCATCATCGGCACCTCCGAGGAGGCGTTGCGCTCGGTGCCCGACACCTATCGCGAAGCGTCCCTGGGGCTCGGGGCCACCAAGTGGCAGACCGTGTTCAAGGTGGTGCTGCCCGCGGCCCTGCCCGGCGTGCTCACCGGTTCGATCCTGGCCATCAGCCGCGCGGCCGGGGAAACCGCTGCCATCATGTTCACGGCGGCGGCCAGCTACAACCCGCAACTGGCCGGATCCATTTTCGACGAGGTCATGGCCCTGCCGTACCAGATTTACTCCCTGTCCGTGTCGTCCACGGACCCTGAGGCGACCCTGCCCCTGCAGTACGGCACCTCCCTGGTGCTCGTCAGCCTGGTGCTGGGCATGAACCTTATCGCCATTGTCCTGCGCAGCAAGCTTCGCAGGAAACTGACCAAGTAA